In Sphingobacterium thalpophilum, a genomic segment contains:
- a CDS encoding VF530 family DNA-binding protein, whose protein sequence is MQEQINNPLHGKRLDTIIEYLVEYYGWEELGQRISIRCFNENPSVKSSLTFLRKTPWAREKVEQLYVKTLLKK, encoded by the coding sequence ATGCAAGAACAAATTAATAATCCATTACACGGAAAAAGGCTCGACACGATCATTGAATATTTAGTGGAGTATTATGGTTGGGAAGAGTTGGGACAACGCATATCCATCCGTTGCTTCAATGAGAATCCGAGCGTCAAATCCTCCCTAACTTTCTTAAGGAAAACACCTTGGGCTAGAGAGAAGGTCGAACAGCTCTATGTAAAAACCTTGTTGAAGAAATAA
- a CDS encoding KTSC domain-containing protein, whose translation MKKIADYRKLLNVEKSVDLKTLKSTYRTIMKECHPDKFVNDEEGRLAAEQKSVEMIEAYHFLVSICPETLEQQLPIYTETITNSGIQDIDWKAQILTVTFHDGSQYEYFGVQRNDYIKFVNADSLGRFARRHIFHSYPYRNVLKTATVA comes from the coding sequence ATGAAAAAAATTGCCGACTACCGGAAGTTACTTAACGTAGAGAAATCTGTGGATCTTAAAACCCTAAAATCTACCTACCGGACAATCATGAAAGAATGTCATCCAGATAAATTTGTCAATGATGAAGAAGGTCGTTTGGCTGCAGAGCAAAAAAGTGTGGAAATGATTGAAGCCTACCATTTCCTGGTAAGCATCTGTCCAGAAACATTAGAGCAACAGTTGCCGATCTACACGGAGACAATTACCAATTCTGGCATTCAGGATATTGACTGGAAAGCACAAATATTGACAGTCACTTTTCATGACGGCAGTCAATATGAATATTTCGGTGTTCAGCGGAATGACTATATTAAATTTGTCAACGCAGATTCTTTAGGTCGATTTGCCCGTAGACACATCTTCCATTCTTATCCTTACCGCAATGTATTAAAGACTGCGACAGTTGCTTAA
- a CDS encoding DUF4974 domain-containing protein has translation MITIRDSDTIKVGKEPVKDQFYKYYVDRVFDFENTPLQRVVELLNQAYAYKIIIDHPADQKLLLTAKFEQNSLTEILKVISSTFGLNVNVKDSEIHLTR, from the coding sequence ATGATTACAATCCGGGATAGTGATACAATAAAAGTAGGAAAGGAACCTGTCAAGGATCAGTTTTATAAATATTATGTGGATCGTGTGTTTGATTTTGAGAATACCCCATTGCAGCGTGTTGTTGAGTTGCTAAATCAAGCTTATGCGTATAAGATTATTATTGACCATCCTGCTGATCAGAAATTATTATTGACAGCAAAATTCGAACAAAATAGTTTAACTGAAATTTTGAAAGTCATTTCTAGCACATTTGGATTAAACGTAAATGTGAAAGACAGCGAGATTCATCTGACGAGGTGA
- a CDS encoding sigma-70 family RNA polymerase sigma factor, which translates to MINKILQRAPTNEKEFFLAYRYWYRKLYYFLYQKTQCSNLAEDVVQQTFLIVWERKNNANQQIQFSTQLFQIARTKLIDELRRRALNRKYVAFEKPFVLTQYEDLERQIAYKGELEYVKELITQMPFMRQQVFYLHKIEELSYKEIAVKLSISPKTVENHTTNDYNPG; encoded by the coding sequence ATGATTAATAAAATCCTACAGCGGGCACCTACTAACGAAAAAGAGTTTTTTTTAGCTTATCGTTATTGGTACAGGAAATTATACTATTTTCTGTATCAGAAGACCCAATGTTCGAATCTCGCTGAAGATGTCGTCCAACAGACTTTTTTAATTGTTTGGGAACGCAAAAATAATGCGAATCAGCAAATCCAATTCAGTACCCAGCTCTTCCAAATTGCGCGCACAAAATTGATTGATGAATTGCGCCGGCGTGCATTGAATAGAAAATATGTAGCGTTTGAGAAACCATTTGTACTGACCCAATATGAAGATCTTGAACGACAAATTGCCTATAAAGGAGAGTTAGAATACGTAAAAGAGCTGATTACACAAATGCCTTTTATGCGGCAACAGGTCTTTTATCTTCATAAAATTGAAGAATTGAGTTATAAAGAAATTGCCGTCAAATTGTCTATCTCCCCGAAGACTGTAGAAAATCACACAACAAATGATTACAATCCGGGATAG
- a CDS encoding RteC domain-containing protein: protein MHKFYKDKLRELDSRLEELKIEFDEPIQLSEMAVNLILSYLKDIKLYVLEKGFIEEKDEIHFFKKLKPSILSKLIYYNAVFKIETKKPYGGFKSIKKYLTNEQIRLRKFFDNNLEFYKYFRTDSSYLDNKYFLRGKHDIKLSLDTYYFQSDHSFSTSHDYKVAKILANDLIQVYIEDQLACLHKINKPSTIQTSLNWTASKTSLIELIYALHYQGVFDNGNADVKLIAKYFESVFNIELGDFYHTYLELRNRKMSRTKFLDTLRESLIKKMDEQEEKQ, encoded by the coding sequence ATGCATAAATTTTACAAAGATAAACTTCGAGAACTTGATAGTAGACTAGAAGAACTTAAGATCGAATTTGATGAGCCTATTCAGCTATCAGAAATGGCTGTTAACCTCATACTTAGTTATCTTAAGGACATCAAGCTTTATGTTCTGGAAAAAGGTTTTATTGAAGAGAAAGATGAAATACACTTCTTTAAAAAACTAAAGCCAAGCATACTTTCAAAATTGATATACTATAATGCCGTCTTTAAGATTGAAACAAAAAAGCCATATGGCGGTTTCAAATCCATCAAAAAGTATCTTACCAATGAGCAGATAAGATTAAGGAAGTTCTTCGATAACAATCTGGAGTTCTATAAATATTTTAGAACGGACAGCAGTTATTTAGATAACAAGTACTTTCTAAGAGGAAAGCACGATATAAAATTAAGCCTTGACACGTACTATTTTCAATCCGACCATAGTTTTTCAACTTCTCATGATTATAAAGTAGCAAAAATATTAGCTAATGATTTAATACAAGTGTATATTGAAGATCAACTGGCGTGCTTACATAAAATTAATAAACCTTCAACTATTCAAACAAGTTTAAACTGGACAGCAAGTAAGACATCATTGATAGAATTGATATATGCACTACACTACCAAGGAGTTTTTGATAATGGAAATGCGGATGTTAAACTAATTGCAAAATATTTTGAAAGCGTTTTTAATATTGAATTAGGCGATTTTTATCATACCTATCTAGAATTACGAAATCGAAAAATGAGCCGAACCAAATTCTTAGATACGTTAAGGGAGTCCTTAATCAAGAAAATGGATGAACAAGAAGAAAAACAGTGA
- a CDS encoding ATP-binding protein, whose translation MKIKAKLTVGVGALFLLILALAVVSGWYVNQLKKDTNNILVANYNTLQYSRNMLLSLEDLAIDKSALDTFQKNLDLQQKNVTEIGEVEATNLIIKHFKQLMIQPEDSSLISNIRKDITELMRLNMEAINRKSDIADDTAQNAIVIISVTGSLCFLIAFILLVNLPSSIANPITELTDSIKEIAGQNYRKRVHFEGHNEFGDLAKSFNTMAEKLEEYSESKLDKILKGKKRIETLIDNLHDPVIGIDENKKVLFANEEALSICGLKKEEFIGKQIQDIAVTNDLIRNIIKDIFLPKPENTKSEQLKIYADSKESYFEKEVVDINIVPTGEADSEFIGQVILLRNITPFKELDLAKTNFMGTVSHEFKTPISSMQLGIQILQNEKTGYLNEEQKGLISGIKDDVERLLRITGELLNITQVESGAIQINLIASEMRPMVDYAVNANKSAAEHKNINIEISIEDDDLVAADSEKTAWVLTNLISNAVRYSYENSTIHVKTEKIEDIIQFSVTDTGQGIQPQFLSKIFERYFRIPGTKKEGTGLGLSISKEFIEAQGGKIWVESEYGAGSTFYFTLNIFNINQ comes from the coding sequence ATGAAAATAAAAGCAAAATTAACGGTTGGAGTTGGTGCTCTGTTCTTACTCATATTGGCATTAGCTGTTGTTAGTGGCTGGTATGTAAACCAACTCAAAAAAGATACGAATAATATCCTTGTTGCCAATTACAATACCTTGCAATATTCCAGAAATATGCTATTGTCTTTGGAAGATTTAGCAATAGACAAATCTGCTTTGGACACCTTTCAAAAGAATCTGGATCTGCAACAGAAGAATGTAACCGAGATAGGAGAAGTAGAGGCTACTAACCTCATCATTAAACATTTTAAACAGCTAATGATACAGCCTGAGGACTCCTCATTAATATCCAACATTCGGAAAGATATTACGGAACTGATGCGCTTGAATATGGAAGCCATTAACCGGAAAAGTGACATTGCCGATGATACTGCTCAAAACGCAATTGTTATTATTTCAGTTACAGGCTCACTATGCTTCCTGATTGCATTTATTTTACTGGTCAATTTACCTTCTAGTATAGCCAATCCTATTACGGAATTAACCGATAGTATAAAAGAAATAGCAGGACAGAATTATAGGAAGAGGGTGCATTTTGAAGGACATAATGAATTTGGTGATTTGGCAAAATCATTCAACACAATGGCTGAGAAACTGGAAGAATATTCCGAGAGTAAATTGGATAAAATCCTAAAAGGTAAAAAACGCATTGAAACTCTGATTGATAACCTGCATGATCCGGTTATTGGTATCGATGAAAATAAAAAAGTTCTTTTCGCTAATGAAGAAGCTTTGAGTATTTGTGGTTTAAAAAAAGAAGAATTTATTGGTAAACAAATACAGGATATAGCCGTTACCAATGATTTAATTAGAAATATTATCAAGGATATTTTTCTTCCGAAACCTGAAAATACAAAATCCGAACAATTAAAAATTTACGCCGATAGTAAGGAAAGCTACTTTGAAAAAGAGGTTGTGGACATCAACATCGTTCCAACTGGAGAAGCAGATAGTGAATTTATCGGTCAGGTTATTCTATTGAGAAATATTACACCATTTAAAGAGCTGGATTTGGCAAAAACCAATTTTATGGGAACTGTTTCCCATGAATTTAAAACACCTATTTCATCCATGCAGCTAGGTATCCAAATTTTGCAGAATGAAAAGACAGGTTATTTAAATGAAGAACAAAAAGGACTAATTAGTGGTATAAAAGACGATGTTGAGAGACTTTTACGAATCACCGGAGAATTGTTAAATATCACACAGGTAGAAAGTGGGGCTATTCAGATAAATCTGATTGCTTCTGAAATGAGACCTATGGTTGATTATGCTGTAAATGCTAATAAATCAGCTGCTGAACATAAAAACATAAACATTGAAATCAGTATAGAGGACGACGATCTTGTTGCAGCGGATAGCGAAAAAACGGCGTGGGTGTTGACCAACTTAATCTCTAACGCAGTTCGATATTCATACGAAAATTCCACGATCCATGTAAAAACAGAAAAGATAGAAGATATAATTCAATTTTCTGTAACAGACACCGGTCAAGGTATACAGCCTCAGTTCCTGAGTAAGATCTTTGAACGATACTTCCGTATTCCCGGTACTAAAAAAGAAGGAACCGGCTTAGGACTGAGTATAAGCAAAGAGTTTATTGAGGCTCAGGGAGGTAAAATATGGGTCGAAAGTGAGTACGGTGCAGGAAGTACCTTTTATTTTACACTCAATATATTTAATATTAATCAGTAA
- a CDS encoding sensor protein KdpD has protein sequence MDERKNAEHFLDLIQKSRRGKFKLYIGMSAGVGKTYRMLQEAHTLLRNGIDVKIGYVETHKRPETHALLDGLPLIPRRKLFYKGKELEELDLQAIINLRPEVVIVDELAHTNIEGSNNEKRWQDVLDILDAGINVISAVNIQHIESLNEEVREITGIDVQERVPDSVVAQADEVVNIDLTAEDLIDRLKEGKIYESSKIAAALGNFFKSEHILQLRELALKEVASQVQRKVETEVVLTRNIKKERFLACISSNEKTAKNVIRKTARLANYYNSKWYVMYVQIPKESPDKIALDKQRHLINNFKLATELGAEIIKVKAKNTTKAIIKECEDRKITTVCIGKPHLNLAKIILATDTFNALLNKLSQENIDLVILS, from the coding sequence ATGGACGAAAGAAAAAATGCCGAACATTTTTTGGATCTGATCCAAAAATCCCGAAGAGGAAAATTTAAGCTCTACATCGGGATGAGTGCGGGTGTAGGTAAAACGTACCGTATGCTGCAAGAGGCTCATACACTTTTACGCAATGGCATTGATGTAAAAATCGGTTATGTTGAAACACACAAAAGACCAGAAACACATGCTCTGCTGGATGGGCTTCCATTAATACCAAGACGTAAGCTTTTTTACAAGGGTAAAGAATTAGAAGAACTGGACTTGCAGGCAATTATCAATCTGCGACCAGAGGTGGTCATTGTAGATGAACTCGCTCATACCAACATAGAAGGAAGCAACAATGAAAAACGCTGGCAGGATGTACTCGATATTCTGGACGCAGGCATTAATGTGATCAGTGCGGTCAATATCCAGCATATTGAAAGCCTGAATGAAGAAGTACGGGAGATTACTGGGATAGATGTTCAGGAACGTGTGCCGGACAGTGTTGTAGCCCAAGCGGATGAGGTAGTCAATATTGACCTCACGGCAGAGGATCTGATCGATCGTCTGAAGGAAGGTAAAATTTATGAAAGTTCTAAAATAGCAGCGGCCCTGGGTAATTTTTTTAAGAGTGAGCACATCCTACAGCTTCGCGAATTAGCGTTAAAAGAAGTGGCTTCACAAGTTCAGCGAAAGGTAGAGACAGAAGTCGTACTGACAAGGAATATTAAGAAAGAACGCTTTTTAGCTTGCATCAGCTCTAATGAAAAAACAGCAAAAAACGTTATACGAAAGACCGCACGTTTAGCAAATTATTATAACAGCAAATGGTATGTTATGTATGTGCAAATACCTAAAGAAAGCCCGGATAAAATTGCTCTGGATAAACAACGGCATTTGATTAATAATTTTAAATTAGCTACTGAATTAGGAGCTGAAATAATTAAGGTAAAAGCTAAAAACACCACTAAAGCAATTATCAAAGAATGTGAAGACCGTAAAATAACGACGGTATGCATTGGCAAACCACATTTAAACTTAGCTAAAATAATTTTAGCGACTGATACCTTCAATGCCTTGCTGAACAAGCTGTCACAAGAAAATATAGATCTCGTAATACTTTCGTAA
- a CDS encoding porin: MKKIIMFSAILLGATGSVCAQETEKKPLTISGYAEVYYQQDFNNAKSNTRPGFVYSHNRNNEVSLNLGFIKAAYETDRMRANLALGVGSYMNANYAAEEGVLKNIYEANVGVKLSKTKNLWIDAGILPSHIGFESAIGADCFTLTRSMMADNSPYFETGAKLSYATDNGKWNMAVLILNSWQRIQRVEGNTTPAFGHQLTFKPSDKVTLNSSSFIGNDFPDDERRMRYFHNLYGQFQISNQFALIAGFDIGAQQKEKSSDDYDTWYTPVLIAKYSPTEKVSIAARGEYYQDKNGVIIGSGTENGFQTFGASINVDYQILPNLVWRTEVKSLNSKDAVFLNRDEQMKEDNVMAVTSLAIRF, translated from the coding sequence ATGAAAAAAATAATTATGTTCTCAGCGATCCTGCTGGGAGCAACAGGAAGTGTATGTGCTCAGGAAACAGAAAAAAAACCGTTGACCATCAGCGGATATGCAGAAGTTTATTACCAACAGGACTTCAATAATGCAAAGTCGAACACCAGACCCGGATTTGTGTACAGCCATAACCGTAACAATGAAGTGAGCTTAAACTTAGGTTTCATAAAAGCCGCTTATGAAACAGACCGTATGCGGGCTAATCTGGCTCTTGGAGTGGGCTCCTATATGAATGCCAACTATGCCGCTGAAGAAGGTGTGCTTAAAAACATCTACGAAGCTAACGTGGGTGTGAAGTTATCGAAAACCAAAAATCTTTGGATAGATGCTGGTATTCTACCGTCGCATATTGGTTTTGAAAGTGCTATCGGAGCAGATTGCTTTACATTGACGAGAAGTATGATGGCCGATAATTCACCTTATTTCGAAACAGGGGCTAAGCTGTCCTATGCAACCGACAACGGCAAATGGAATATGGCGGTACTGATATTAAACAGCTGGCAACGCATTCAACGTGTGGAAGGCAATACAACGCCCGCCTTCGGACATCAGTTAACTTTTAAACCATCAGATAAGGTTACCTTGAACAGTAGTTCCTTTATAGGCAACGATTTTCCGGATGATGAGCGTAGAATGCGTTATTTCCACAATCTGTACGGACAGTTTCAGATCAGTAATCAATTTGCCCTTATTGCCGGATTTGATATTGGTGCACAACAGAAAGAAAAGTCAAGTGATGACTATGATACATGGTACACACCCGTACTGATTGCAAAATACAGTCCCACTGAAAAAGTAAGTATTGCTGCCAGAGGAGAATATTATCAAGATAAGAATGGAGTTATCATCGGTTCCGGTACAGAAAATGGATTTCAGACTTTTGGAGCTTCGATCAATGTAGATTACCAAATCTTGCCTAATCTGGTTTGGCGTACCGAAGTGAAAAGCCTGAACAGTAAGGATGCTGTATTCCTGAATAGAGATGAACAAATGAAGGAAGATAATGTGATGGCGGTTACATCGCTTGCGATACGTTTTTAA
- a CDS encoding K(+)-transporting ATPase subunit C, which yields MKKHILPAIKLTAVMILFFTVIYPLAVWGIAQFAPNAGKGEIIEHNGNKHYVNIGQSFTDDNYFWSRPSAVDYNAAGSGGSNKGPSNEEYLADVQARIDTFLVHNPEVDKSEIPVDLVTASGSGLDPNFSVQAAKVQVKRIAKIRGIDELKLNQLIDQQTEKPLWGLFGPEKINVLKLNIALDELK from the coding sequence ATGAAAAAACATATTTTGCCCGCTATAAAATTGACTGCTGTTATGATCCTGTTTTTTACAGTCATCTACCCACTTGCAGTCTGGGGTATCGCACAGTTTGCTCCCAATGCTGGAAAAGGAGAAATTATTGAACACAACGGAAACAAGCATTATGTGAATATTGGTCAATCTTTTACAGACGACAATTATTTCTGGTCAAGACCATCCGCTGTGGATTACAATGCTGCCGGCTCAGGAGGCAGTAACAAAGGCCCTTCCAATGAGGAATATTTAGCAGACGTTCAGGCACGAATTGATACTTTTTTAGTACACAACCCGGAGGTTGATAAATCTGAAATACCTGTTGATCTGGTGACAGCCAGCGGAAGCGGATTGGATCCTAACTTTTCCGTTCAAGCCGCCAAAGTACAAGTAAAGCGGATAGCTAAAATAAGAGGTATTGATGAACTGAAATTAAATCAATTAATTGATCAGCAAACAGAAAAACCTTTATGGGGCCTATTTGGTCCAGAAAAGATCAATGTACTGAAACTAAATATTGCATTGGACGAACTCAAATAA
- the kdpB gene encoding potassium-transporting ATPase subunit KdpB produces the protein MNNNTSLFQKDMVQEALKQSFVKLNPKTMFRNPVMFTVWIGTLVMLAVSLWTLAGAQGQGSFGYNFTVFIILLLTLLFANFAEAIAEARGKAQADSLRKTREETPARLKNGKTISSAQLQKGDIFICEAGDIIPTDGEIIEGLATIDESAITGESAPVIREAGGDKSSVTGGTKVLSDKIVVQVTTQPGESFLDKMIALVEGAARQKTPNEIALTILLAGFTLVFIIVCVTLKPFADYANVGITIASFISLFVCLIPTTIGGLLSAIGIAGMDRALRANVITKSGKAVETAGDIDVLLLDKTGTITIGNRKATHFHAAHGIDEKRLIKAAVLSSMADETPEGKSIIELAGVNPLSYEARNPQFIKFTAETRSSGIDYEDTRIRKGATDAIKNMVTRAGNTFPKEVEEKVKAISSNGGTPLVVSENEVALGVIELQDIIKPGIQERFERLRKMGIKTVMVTGDNPLTAKFIAEKAGVDDFIAEAKPEDKMNYIKKEQSEGRLVAMMGDGTNDAPALAQADVGVAMNSGTQAAKEAGNMVDLDNDPTKLIEVVEIGKQLLMTRGTLTTFSIANDVAKYFAIIPALFITAIPALQGLNIMNLHSPESAILSAVIFNAIIIPMLIPLALKGVAYKPIGASALLRRNLFIYGLGGVLIPFAGIKLIDMLISVFF, from the coding sequence ATGAACAATAATACATCATTGTTTCAAAAAGATATGGTTCAGGAAGCCTTGAAGCAATCTTTTGTGAAACTCAATCCGAAAACCATGTTCCGTAATCCGGTCATGTTTACTGTATGGATCGGTACCTTGGTCATGTTAGCCGTGAGCCTCTGGACATTGGCAGGAGCTCAGGGACAAGGAAGTTTTGGCTATAATTTTACGGTTTTTATCATCCTGTTACTAACGCTGTTGTTTGCCAACTTTGCGGAAGCTATTGCCGAAGCAAGAGGTAAGGCACAGGCTGATAGTCTGCGTAAGACGAGAGAGGAAACTCCTGCAAGATTGAAAAACGGAAAAACCATCTCGTCTGCGCAATTGCAAAAAGGCGATATTTTCATCTGTGAAGCAGGCGATATTATCCCAACCGATGGAGAAATTATTGAAGGTTTGGCTACCATTGATGAAAGTGCCATTACCGGAGAGTCTGCTCCTGTAATCCGTGAAGCCGGCGGTGATAAAAGTTCTGTAACGGGTGGTACCAAAGTTTTGTCGGATAAAATCGTGGTGCAGGTGACAACGCAACCCGGTGAAAGCTTCCTGGACAAAATGATTGCGTTGGTAGAAGGTGCTGCCCGACAAAAAACACCTAACGAAATCGCTTTAACGATTTTGTTGGCAGGGTTTACATTGGTATTTATCATTGTCTGTGTGACACTCAAACCATTTGCTGATTACGCCAATGTGGGAATTACCATTGCATCGTTTATTTCCCTGTTTGTCTGTCTGATCCCAACTACCATCGGCGGTTTACTGTCCGCCATCGGGATTGCCGGGATGGACAGAGCCTTGAGAGCCAATGTAATTACCAAAAGTGGTAAAGCGGTTGAAACCGCTGGTGACATTGATGTTTTGCTATTGGATAAAACAGGAACAATTACCATTGGTAACCGCAAAGCAACCCATTTTCATGCTGCCCATGGCATTGATGAGAAAAGATTAATAAAAGCTGCGGTATTGAGCTCCATGGCTGATGAGACACCGGAAGGAAAATCGATTATCGAACTTGCCGGGGTTAATCCATTAAGCTATGAAGCAAGAAACCCTCAGTTTATTAAGTTTACGGCGGAGACAAGAAGTTCAGGTATAGACTATGAAGACACACGTATCCGAAAAGGTGCCACGGATGCCATTAAAAACATGGTTACACGAGCAGGCAATACGTTTCCAAAAGAAGTTGAGGAAAAAGTTAAAGCTATCTCTTCTAATGGTGGTACACCGCTCGTCGTGTCAGAGAATGAAGTCGCTTTAGGAGTGATCGAATTACAGGACATCATCAAACCCGGTATTCAGGAACGTTTTGAACGTCTGCGTAAAATGGGTATTAAAACCGTGATGGTAACCGGTGACAATCCTTTAACTGCAAAATTTATAGCAGAGAAAGCGGGTGTCGATGACTTCATTGCTGAAGCAAAGCCCGAGGACAAGATGAATTACATCAAAAAAGAACAATCAGAAGGTCGATTGGTAGCCATGATGGGTGACGGAACCAACGATGCTCCGGCATTGGCTCAGGCCGATGTAGGCGTTGCGATGAATTCTGGTACACAGGCAGCGAAGGAAGCGGGGAATATGGTGGATCTGGATAACGACCCTACCAAACTGATTGAAGTGGTGGAAATCGGAAAACAATTGCTGATGACCCGTGGTACATTGACTACTTTCAGCATTGCCAATGATGTGGCTAAATATTTTGCCATTATCCCTGCATTGTTTATTACTGCGATTCCAGCATTACAAGGACTTAATATTATGAATTTACACAGTCCGGAAAGTGCTATCCTATCAGCTGTAATTTTCAATGCAATCATCATTCCGATGTTGATCCCATTGGCATTGAAAGGTGTAGCGTACAAACCTATTGGAGCAAGTGCATTACTTAGAAGAAACCTGTTCATTTATGGTTTAGGTGGTGTACTGATACCTTTTGCTGGAATCAAGCTGATAGATATGCTTATATCAGTTTTCTTTTAA
- the kdpA gene encoding potassium-transporting ATPase subunit KdpA, which translates to MNTEILGIIVMFTLSILLAIPLGKYIAKVYGGEKTLLDPIFNPIERIFYKISGINPHTEMNWKQQMVVMISINMVWFLLGMVVLMNQGNLPLNPDKNPSMSADLAFNTVISFVVNCNLQHYSGESGLSYLGQYWLMFLQFVSAGTGMAAAVVLFRAFRDKTADTLGNFYSNFVKSCTRILLPISFVVAIILAFEGTPMTFEGKDTITTLQGDSVEVSRGPAAAFVPIKHVGTNGGGFFGVNSAHPFENPSYLSNMVEMVAQLIVPLAMIFAFGYFIRRRKLSWMIFGVMTVGFLMLTIPNINMEMNGNPAIAAMGIDNSLGAMEGKEIRLGAPASGFWSIVTTVISTGSVNSMHDSSMALSGMNELLAMMINAFYGGVGVGLLNFFIFIILAVFISGLMVGRTPEFLGKKVEAREMKIAMIIALLHPFLILVGTALAAALPQYTADSLNNPGFHGLSEMLYEYTSSSANNGSGFEGLGDNTPWWNISTGFVLILSRFLPIIGPVAIAGLLAQKKFVPEGDGTLKTDTATFGLMVFAVIAIVAALAFFPVLALGPIAEYFSLY; encoded by the coding sequence ATGAACACAGAAATTTTAGGAATAATCGTAATGTTTACCTTGTCGATATTGCTGGCAATACCGCTGGGTAAATACATCGCAAAAGTATATGGCGGCGAAAAAACGCTGCTCGATCCCATTTTTAATCCAATAGAACGGATCTTTTACAAAATCAGTGGTATCAATCCACATACAGAGATGAACTGGAAACAGCAGATGGTCGTGATGATCTCGATCAATATGGTCTGGTTCCTGTTAGGAATGGTTGTTTTGATGAATCAGGGAAATCTTCCTTTGAACCCGGATAAAAACCCGAGTATGTCGGCAGACCTTGCATTTAATACCGTCATATCATTTGTGGTAAACTGTAATCTGCAGCACTATTCAGGGGAATCAGGATTAAGCTATCTGGGGCAGTACTGGCTGATGTTTTTACAGTTTGTAAGTGCAGGAACCGGCATGGCAGCCGCAGTAGTATTGTTCAGGGCATTCAGAGATAAAACGGCCGATACCCTGGGAAACTTCTACAGCAATTTTGTAAAATCCTGTACCCGTATTTTATTACCCATATCATTTGTAGTAGCCATCATACTGGCGTTTGAAGGCACGCCGATGACTTTTGAGGGAAAAGATACCATCACTACTTTACAGGGAGATTCTGTAGAGGTGTCAAGAGGGCCAGCAGCTGCTTTTGTCCCCATTAAACACGTAGGAACTAACGGTGGTGGATTCTTTGGTGTAAACTCTGCCCACCCGTTTGAAAACCCATCCTATCTATCCAATATGGTAGAAATGGTTGCCCAGCTGATTGTGCCTTTGGCTATGATTTTTGCCTTTGGCTATTTTATCAGAAGAAGAAAACTCTCGTGGATGATATTCGGCGTAATGACGGTAGGTTTTCTAATGCTGACTATTCCAAATATCAATATGGAGATGAACGGAAACCCTGCTATTGCAGCGATGGGTATCGATAATTCATTGGGAGCTATGGAAGGGAAAGAAATCCGATTAGGAGCACCTGCATCAGGATTTTGGAGTATCGTAACCACCGTGATCTCTACGGGGTCAGTGAACTCCATGCATGATAGTTCGATGGCATTATCCGGGATGAATGAATTACTGGCCATGATGATCAATGCATTCTACGGTGGGGTCGGAGTCGGTTTATTGAACTTCTTTATTTTCATCATACTGGCTGTATTTATCAGTGGATTGATGGTGGGAAGAACGCCCGAGTTCCTGGGTAAAAAAGTAGAAGCGAGAGAAATGAAAATCGCCATGATTATCGCCCTGTTACATCCGTTCCTGATACTTGTCGGAACAGCATTGGCAGCAGCTTTACCACAGTATACGGCTGACTCTCTCAATAACCCGGGATTTCATGGACTTAGCGAAATGCTTTATGAATATACCTCATCATCTGCCAATAACGGTAGCGGGTTTGAAGGGCTGGGTGATAACACACCTTGGTGGAATATCAGTACCGGATTTGTACTGATCCTTTCCAGATTCTTACCGATCATAGGTCCCGTTGCAATTGCAGGCTTATTGGCACAAAAGAAATTTGTACCGGAAGGAGACGGAACATTGAAGACCGATACAGCCACTTTCGGACTGATGGTGTTCGCCGTAATCGCTATTGTAGCTGCTTTGGCATTCTTCCCGGTTTTGGCATTAGGCCCAATTGCAGAATACTTCTCACTTTATTAA
- a CDS encoding potassium-transporting ATPase subunit F, whose amino-acid sequence MTALFIVAIGVFAYICYVLLKPEKF is encoded by the coding sequence ATGACCGCATTATTTATAGTAGCAATAGGTGTATTTGCTTATATCTGCTACGTATTGCTTAAACCGGAAAAATTTTAA